From the Anaeromyxobacter dehalogenans 2CP-1 genome, the window CGTCTCGGACTGCGGCTCCTGCTCGCTCGGGGTCGCGTCCCAGGGCCGCTGCCGGCTGACGCCGACCACCCGCGAATCGGGTGCGACCATCTGTGCCCAGGGCGAGCGCCCGCGCACGGTCTACTTCGTCAAGGAGGGCTTCGTGGCCCTCTCCGCGGTCTCGCCCCGCGGCTCCGAGCTGCTGCTCTCGCTCCGCGGCCCCAGCTCGCTGCTCTGCACCGAGGCGATGCAGGCCGAGCCCTCGCCGTTCGAGGTGCGCGCGCTCTCCCGCGTGAAGATCTGCGGCATCGGCGGCGACGCGCTCTCGCAGTGGGTGGGCCCGGACAAGAGCGCCGCGCGCGTGGTGCTCGACCTGCTGCTCACCGAGTCGCGGCAGCAGCGCGACGAGGTCAACTGGCGCCAGGGCGACTGCCTCTCGCGCGTGGCCCGCTTCGCGCTCGCCCATGCGAGGTTCCTCGCCGACCGGCCCAACGCGGTGCGGAAGCAGGTGGTCGCGCGCCTCCTCGGGATGCGCCCCGAGACGCTCTCGCGCTGCCTCACCAAGCTCGAGAAGGACGGCGTGGTGGACGCGTCGCGCGGGGTGAGGGTCCTGGATCAGCGCCGCCTCGCCGCGCTCGCGATGGAAGACAACGCGGCCTGATCCCTGTTAGAAGAGGAGCGCGTCAGGCGACGAAAGGAACACCCCCATGTTCGGTCTCAGAATGCCGGAGCTGCTGCTCATCCTCGCGATCGTCGTGATCCTGTTCGGCGCGAGCAGGCTGCCGGCGCTCGGCGCGGGCCTCGGCCAGGGCATCCGCAGCTTCAAGAAGGCGTTCGGCGGCGAGGACGAGAAGCCGACCGCGTCCGGCAACGGCAGCACCCCGACGCAGTCGTCGTCGGACCAGGGCTCGAAGCAGGCTTGATCGAGGGGCGGCCTCCGCCGCCCTCGCCTCCCCGCCAGCCTCGCTCCACGGCCGCCGGTGTCCCTCGGGCACCGGCGGTGCCGCATCGCGGGTGCGCGCTCTCGCACACGCCGCTCGCGCCGGCGCGCGCGGACCGTGCGTCTCCGCCGGCGTGGGGCCGCGGCACGCGCACGCCTCCCCCGGCCCACGCGCGCCGCGGCTGCGCGCTCGCGCCGCGAGCCCCCGAGCGCCCGCGCGGTCCGCCGGCGGATTTCCCGGCGCCGTCCCCTCGCCCGCGGTCGGACACCTCCCCGCCTTACCCGGCGCCGCACCCATCGCGGCTGGCC encodes:
- a CDS encoding Crp/Fnr family transcriptional regulator, giving the protein MLSNTPVSDCGSCSLGVASQGRCRLTPTTRESGATICAQGERPRTVYFVKEGFVALSAVSPRGSELLLSLRGPSSLLCTEAMQAEPSPFEVRALSRVKICGIGGDALSQWVGPDKSAARVVLDLLLTESRQQRDEVNWRQGDCLSRVARFALAHARFLADRPNAVRKQVVARLLGMRPETLSRCLTKLEKDGVVDASRGVRVLDQRRLAALAMEDNAA
- a CDS encoding twin-arginine translocase TatA/TatE family subunit; its protein translation is MFGLRMPELLLILAIVVILFGASRLPALGAGLGQGIRSFKKAFGGEDEKPTASGNGSTPTQSSSDQGSKQA